The segment CCTCCTTcccctggggttggggtgggggggattactTAGAGGATAAAATGGGTATAACTGGGATTTCCAAGAAGTTTATTAACAACTAAATTAGCCCTTTGTCAGGATAAAGTAGCATTGATCCAAATagatgtaaaaaaataatttgcccTTCATTTGCAGTCACTATTTTCCCAATTTTTAAATGACTATCCACATACCTCTCTCCACCAGTGATTTTCCCCAAAGTCTGGATTTCACACTCTGTATGGTAATAGTTATTTCTCTAATCCCTCCCTATTTCATACAACAAAGTAGGAGTTATGTGTATTTCTCACTTTTATGGCAATGAATCAATATTTCTGGACTCTTCAGAAGAGAAAGTTCTACCCCATCATCCTCTGTTGGCCGGTGATACCGGCAGTGCACAGGCAACATGGCTTTAAAACACCGAGCACACTGAGGGTCAGGTTTCATGTAAACAACAATGGCAAGGTCTGTGGCTAAGTACTCAGGAGATTCCACATCAACAGTATCTGGAAACATCAGAGCCTGTGGAAAACACAGACACAGTCAATACAGAAGAATGAATGTCATGAAAAACACACTGATATTGTTATATAGGGAATACAGGATTAAAATGACTAAAACAGTCAACCTGTCAAGGTACCCTACTACAATGTCATGAGGGAGACAACAATTTAATTCCCAGACTAGAGATCTTTTTCCTCAGAATGACTAAAATAAAATGAGCCATGTTCATTCTGTGACTGTCCTTTTCACATAGTGCCCATCAGAGTTATGCTGCTAACTTCAGTGACGTTATGGTAGTTACCTGAGGACTACACTTgggccaatattttaaatttgtattacagtactgcCTAAAGATTCCAATGGagtttggggtcccattgtgttcGGCACCATAtctacacatagtaagagacaggtcttacaacctaaatagacaagatagacaaaggatGGAATAGAGAGATCATCATCTCCACTTTACAGAGgaagaactgaggcacatagattAAGGAACTTGTCTGAGATCACACAGACTgtttgtggcagagtcaggaacctGAAACAAGTCTCCCAAGTCTCAGTATAGCACCTTAAACACAACGCCATCCTTCCTCAGAAAGTGACTTTCATTcccaaggatcccaaagtgctctaATAACTACTTTGCATGCATTTCCTGAAACTTCTTGTTTCCCAGTAGGCCTTGTGTGAAGAACCTGGAGCATTTTGAAGAAATGCTTTAGTAGAGTCCCATAAACTTTTTCTAAACTATATGGATAAATTTAGCTTCCAGGGCCTCTTTCCTACagttccccaggtcactggtgtCACCATAAACCATAATACCACCATCCTCCCCTGCACTCTGTACAAGTCTATATTGCTCATGAGAGCCAATATATTCACACCCAATATTCTGAAAAACACACTACCTATATAACTAATAAGAGAATCCTATAGAAGTACCCTACATGTCTTCCAACTGCACTATAACCACATCTTCTGGGGGAGTTCCTCAGAGCCTCAGGATCATCTTCCCTAACAACTCCTGGACAGTTACTTCAATCTAATGCAAGCTGTTTTCCCTTCATTCTAGTTTCCATCCATGACTGTGCCCCTACATAGTAGAAAGCTCTGTCATAAGAGGGAAGGGTCAAATCGGAATGGCTGATGAAAGTTCATCTTCACGCTAATGTTTCAAATTATAGACACTGGATATTTACTCGCAAATAATCAAATCATGATATGTTTTTTATTGTTTGAACCACTTCCAAACAATTCAACATGACCACTTGGACATCGTACCTCCGTTAGGTTGTGCTGTTGCAATGATGCTAACTCATAGGGATCCACATAAAGTCCTGTTGGTAGGTGTTCTTTAATTGCCACAGTGCAGCTTCCTATGGCTTCATCCCCTGCACCAAGTTCTACCTTTGTTAGCaggtctcttaaaaaaaaaatgttagcaTAAATTTCAAATAACTGCACAAAAATTTAAACAGATCATCTCAAATATTAGATGTGGCTCTCTGCTATTTGTAGGATGCTCTGAGAATATAGAAAACAACATTTATCTATCTAGAATCTGACCTTTTCCTTTTAGGAAacaatattttattgtatttccaTATCTGTGAAAACCAACATGTCTCTTTTTTGTTAATTCCCCACTTATGCACCAGTATTACTGAAAATACTCAGAAATACATTTTCGTGTTGGCTTCATGTTCTTGCTGTAATATAAACTAATAGGTGGCCACTAAATATTTAAGCACTGATCCTGCCAACACCTACATATATGCCTACCCTTACTcataagtaatcccactgaataCAGTGCAGTGCATTTGTTCAATTATGCAtgagttcaatggagctactcacaTGCATACAGTTAAGTACATGCATGTTTGCAGAACAGGGGCAGTAACTAGCAACTGATGCATTGCTCAAGTACATGGCTGTCATCAACTCACCTATGAAATCCCTCTTTCAGAAGCTGTTGAGTCACGGTGATATCAGGACAAGTGGCCTGTGCAGCTGAAAACACCACAAAACAAACTTTTAGTGTTTATAGTATTGCCTACATTGTTAGGACTAACAATGATGAGCTACTTTAACTAGCTACAGCAAATTCTGAATTTACTACCTGTCTGGAAGAAGCGACTGTAGAATCAGTGATGGTAAAGATGAGACAGGCCCTAGTTTGCGGTCAGTATAAAGGGCATTTTAAGTCACTGGACACAGCCAGAACCCTGCCATTCTCTTTGGCTCTCCTGCTCTCAGATGTAAAACCCAGACCTACAAACaaatatgtgcttaaagttaagcatgtctataagtgtttgcaggactgggtcctaacTAAACACAGATTGTGTTACTTAATGTCACCACCAAGGGCCTACAGATGTTTCCAGCCTAAACAAAGCAGTTGTGGCAAGGACAGCTGAATACGCTATAAGCAATCAAAAATGACAAAAACACTTGACCAATTACAATActtctgtgtacataaatctagTTAATTCTAATAATCTAATGACATTTGATACCTGGTCCCACACTGAGTCAGTTTTTAACTGAGCAAAATACATTTGCTTGCTGCACAAGATAATATAACTTTTCTGGACCTCAGAAAAGTTCAATTGACTTATTCTTGTCTTTTGATTTCTGTAATCATTTGCAGTACTGAGCGTAGAAAAAGATTAAAGGAACCATGCATAGGAACCACACACTGCTTTTGGTTATACTAACATTTCAAACATTCTTAACAACAATTTATTATAACTGATGTTGTTTAATAAAACCTACCAAACTTTTCAGTGAGAAGGATGGGAAATGTTCAgaacatcagaaaaaaaatgaatatttacaaAACTGAAAATTATTGCTTCTTTTTCAGATGATTTAACATTTTGGAGGCTTTATtccaatgtaaaataaaaaaaactgcaAATACAGTGGGTTTGTTTTGTGTCTTCTCCTATCATAGGTGATACCTTCAAAAGCTATAATCTTAAaaattttaccttttctttcaataCTGCCCAATACATAAACAGCATTCTATGATTACGTAGTAAAACCACAAGCATCTCTGTATTTCTGCATTGTTTATCAAACTATAGATCCAATTCACTGCTAATATAAGAAAGAGTAACTCCAATAACTATAATGAAATTGCACCTGCTTACACCAACAATTATTTTGGTCCCACATGTGCTCATTCTTCccttaaataaaatgtttgattAGCACAGTATTATTTGAAACTAATCTCAGGATTTATGGATATTCTACAATGGAAAGTTTAATAACCTCTCCCACACTTCTTACTTCACATCCCTTCTCATTTCATAGTATGCGAGGAATTCACAAATTATCTCTTAGCAGTTTCAATTATCAGTTGCTTAGAAAGTTTATTTGGCAGCTTGCTCAGTGAAagcttaaatattttaatttgtttaacttACACAAATTTCCTGCTGTGCAAACAAGCAAGGATACTCTAAAGGTGAGAATACTTTTCCAAAGAAACACTTTCTCCATCCACTGCCACTGCATTTCCAAATGCAACTGCAAAAAATCACAGCTCCTATGAACATGGGATATTTCATCAACAGATTTTCAATTCAAATCAGATCTTCAGAAATTCTGTGTATCATAGTAATTATGCACACCAATGACACTTCCCATGTCACAAAGCCTATCACCATCCTTGTCCTTATCTGTCCATGTGGGCTGGAATCAATGTGTTGGTATCTGTGTTAGCATCAAGACTTGTGTCTGGGCATATCTACACAGCTGCTGGCAGGGATTTGGGGCTCTGGTAGACATATGCGTGCTAGCTCTGATTGCTATTTTTAGAGTAGCAATGTGGCCATAGTGGTGGGTCGGGCTACCCATCTAAAGTATGTTTTTAGCATTTCGGACTGTACTCATGTGGCTAGCCAAACCCGTCACCCATTACACTATGCACACTACTATTTCAAGTGTACTAGCTCAACCAGAACTAGCACAGGTGCGTCTACCCAACCTGGGAATTAccccttccagctgcagtgtagctgtGTCACTGTCAAGTTCACTGATACTCAAGCTATGACACATGGATAATAGTAGAGACAGAAAACATGtttacaccacacacacaaaaaagtgtgTGCTCTTAACACAGCTCACCCGGACTAGCTGATTTGATTAAAATTGCAGCAAAGACATGTCAACTCATCTTTTAACATGGGTTAATAACTTGAGTTCAACTCCAAGCTCTGCTACAAGCTTTAATTTGAGCTAACCCAAGGTCCGGTGTCTTCAGTGATATATTCACCAGAGCTAGCGCAGAACCTACCTTATTTTTGCAGTGTACACACCCTCAATGCATAGGGGAGACAGTGGGTGTAtgggtgggtgtgtgcatgcatgggTCACTGTCGGGATCACAGACATAGGAGTACTGGTAGAGCCTCCGTTTGTCTCAGGGTCCCCATCTTTCCCAGACATGCGTGCCAGAAGGACTGCCAACATGTGGGGACCAAGGAATCATAAAGGGGccggcaggggtgaaagtaaggtaGTACAGGCTGGTACGGCGTACTGGTAAACAGTAGCCGCAGGTACCGGCCCCTACTGCCTTGCTTTAAAGTACCCTGCTTAAAGTGTTGCTGCGTCAGCGCTTTAACATCGCCGCCGATTTGCGCTCCCCATCGGCGGCCCTGGCGGGTCCCTAGcagcagggccgccgatgggggcgtgcaaaaggggcagcgacgttaaaaTGCTGCAGGGTCCTTAAGCGCTGCCACGGCACAGACCCTacttaaagcactgccgcagcaaCATTTTATCGTCCCTGCACCTTTTGCACCCCCTGGCTGCCaacggggagggaggagaagcagctgccccggggccggtgatttaaaagggcccggggctctgacCGCTGCTGTGGTAGCGACAGcagctgccgaagccctgggccctttaaatcgcccgtGGATCCCCCGGCGGCGCGGCCCATGGAGacgctgacccccagccccgccccttccactgGGGCCGGAGCCGGCCCTGTGCCGTTAAACTTTCAATTTGACTTTCACTCCTGGGGGCCAGGCCTGTGGAGATAAATTTGGGGACTTGATACTTCATGCCGGCTGAGGCCCCACTCCCGCCCAATTCACTTTATGTACACAGACGCCTTGGGGGGCTCCTGAGCATGTCCCTCCGGCCCCCGTCAGCGCTGCGGCCACCCCCCCATGCCAGCACAGAAGGGGCTCTGCAGTTACGCCCGCAACTcggggcaggggactgggcacCCCGCCGAGGTCAGGCTCTGAGAAGTGACGGGGGGACAGGGCCCGCAGACGCACGGGCAAGGCGCCGCCACCGTCCGCACGAGTCTGCGCTCCGCACGCAGCCGCACCGCCACACGGATTGCGggcgctgggggctgggccctgcccgGACGGGCCACagcgccgggggaggggggacaccgACAGCCAGCTCCCACCTCACGCTCACCGCCGCGCCTGCCTCGCACTGTCTCCAGCACAGGGCCAGGCCCCCGCAGAGGCGACCGCCGCGCCTGCCTGAGTTCGAAGGAACAGGCTCTGAGCCCGCCACCGACAACCGAGCGCGAGCCGCGGTTTCATTTTCTATGGTTCAGGCAACGTGTTGGGCAGCCCCGCTGGGGGCCATACAGCCGCTCCTGCTGCAGAGGGGGCGCGGGGCGGTTGTCATGGTAACCGAGAGGCCAGGGCGGTGTATGGGGCACCGGACGTCTACGCCGAGGTTAGGGTATGTGGATTGGGGCTCGAGGCCTGACATCCCCCGAGCCTGCCTGCAGCCAGGCCGCTGTCCCAGTCTGTCGGCAGGGAGCGGTactgggggcagtgcagggggctgCCTAGGCGCTGGCTACTCCCCCGCCTCCTGGGACTATAGCTACCTCCCCTGCCCCGGCCTCCCTCGGGCTATAgctacccccaccccgcctccctgGGGCTATAGCTACCTCCcgtccctctgcctgcccccccacccccatggggctATAGCTATCCCCACCCTTGCCTCCCTGGGGCTATAGctacctcccttccccctgcatgccccccccaccccctggggctaTAGCTACCCCCACCCTTGCCTCCCTGGGGCTATAGCTACCTCCCTTTCCTCTGcttgcccccccacctccctggggcTATAgctacccccacccctgcctccctggggCTATAGCTATCTCCCGtccctctgcctgcctgcccctggcCTCCCTCGGGCTATAgctacccccaccccgcctccctgGGGCTATAGCTACCTCCcgtccctctgcctgccccccacctctgTGGGGCTATAgctacccccacccctgcctccctggggctatagccacctcccctccccctgcctgcccccccacccccatggggctATAGCTACCCCCACCCTTGCCTCCCTGGGGCTATAGctacctcccttccccctgcatgccccccccccaccccctggggctaTAGCTACCCCCACCCTTGCCTCCCTGGGGCTAtagccacctcccctccccctgcctgcccccccacccccatggggctATAGCTACCCCCACCCTTGCCTCCCTGGGGCTATAGctacctcccttccccctgcatgccccccccccacctccctggggcTATAgctacccccacccctgcctccctggggCTATAGCTACCTCCCGTCCAGCTACCTCCCCTAccgctgcctgcctggggctACAGCTACCTCCCgtccctctgcctgcccctccccacctccctggggCTATAGCTATCCCCACCCCTGTCTCCCTGGGGCTATAGCTACCTCCCGTCCCTCTGCctgccctccctcacccccctggGGCTATAgctacccccacccctgccaccctgGGGCTATAGCTAcctcccaaccctctgcctgccccccccccccggggttatAGCTACCTCCCCTACCCCTGCCTGCCCCCGGTCCCTCTGGGGCTATAGCTACCCTCGCCCCCTGTCTGCTCCGtaggtgttggaactaggggtgaagggggtgcggcagcaccacctggtttgaagtggtttccctcatttacagcagtggttctcaaactgtggtcgtccacaagctccattcaggtggtcacAGATAATTCCATCTTAAGGTGCGTTCCTGGGCGGCAGCACGCAAGAGAATGAAGGACCACCCACAGGGCCATCCTTTGCcgtacgcagctgtgtagggcaccacaTAATTTGGGGCTGAATATGCGGCACTGGCTCTTCCATCCCCCGGCTAggccccctgctccttccccgccctgccccattcgaccccttcccccaagcccccacctcttcccgcccctgctccgcccccaccctgcccccattccaccccttcccccaaatccccttCCACGGGCGGTGGCCCGTGGAGGTACTAGAACTGGCAGAAGGGATCGGGCCCGCCCCCTCTCTCACCAGTGGCAGCGGTGGGAAGCAGAGCGACCCGGCTCCAGCCTGCTCTGCTGTGCCATCTCCAAGCCTTGTTGCTCCGcttcctgctgctgccgctgGTGACTGCAGGGGCGGGCCTGACCCCTTTCTCCAAGCCCCCTTCCCCAAGAGacagggctgggagcggggggagTGGAGCAagctggggccaggttgctctGCTTCCCGCTGCCACCCGTGAGTGCGGGCctgactcctgctgctggggtcaGGCCCCCTGCTAATGCCCTGCACTGCCCTGGGcatccctgccctgctgctgccccccacagcacctgCCCCTGTGGCCCTGCAGCCCTTGAGCGCAGCTCCCGCCGTGGAggggccagccccacagcagagcagctgctccccccacagGTGCTCGGGCTGCGTGTGGCACCACCATAGTTAGGGGTGGCCCTGGTGGAGCCACACAGGCATggctaattaggtgcctggatccTGCAGAAGAAGCACATGTAAGGTGAGacggtggccttggggggaataggaggtaggtaggaggaggcagtggggtgaaAAGATGGGGTGGGGTGAATTTGGGACAGGCAGGGCTGCGTCAGCctgagaaagaggtgactttccccagctccagggctgcagctgccagggagagacaccctccacctccttcccaacaccagctcaggggctgccatggcaggggagagagggtacatccatcgcattagaaaggtaagactactggtATTAAAATATgggttgtgtgcttttatttgtagaacaaaaaaatgttaattattattaagtttttttaatatagcacttttatccaaagcactttacaatagttagctaatggtacaaacaacatttggaaagatcattaagtggtccgctgagaccctcagcaattttcaagtggtccttaaaaaaaaaaaaaatttgagaaccactgatttacagggtttacagttttgtttaatggctttcagcccccccactataaaaaattgttccagcacctatggcctgCCCCACACCTCACTGGGGTTAtagctacccccaccccctgctttctGCCTGTGGCTCTACCTGCCCCCATGGGCCCCCATCTCACTGGGGCCCATTGTTACCCACACACATACTGGCTGCACCCTAGGGTTGTCAACTCTGTCTGAAGCTATTccggggaaaaaaaaattttccccaacatgatgtaatgtcattttcttaaaatatcctattaaaatcacccggattgctttcagtagtcacaAGGAGATCAATgccaattccaggagactccaggccaatcctggagggttggcaagcCTGGTGTACCCCCACAAAAGCACTCGCTGCACACTGGCTCCCCTCCGGCTCCAGGGAGGATCCAGTCAgagccatccctagctattctggggccctccGCAGCCCCTcgatgggggcagggggcggctggccccaggcctttgTGCGGAGGGAACTGGCTTGTGGGACAGGGgagaaccaccccccagcactcaccagcggctGGAGCTGGGCCGCTGCACTTCCCAccaccggtgagtgcaggcccggccctgcttcagtcctcaggggagtgggggccagaCTGGgacggggaaggggcggggcaggaagaggctgtgTGGAGCAggtgctttggggaaggggtggagtgggggcggggttgaggcagagcaggggctggggctggagcagcatacagctgcacagggcaccaggaaatttggtgccccaaatttcctggtgccctatgcagctgcttACTTTGTCTATGGGTAACGACAGCCCTGGATGTAGTCCTGAAAACAATTAAAGATCTCCAATCTTTAACAATGTCCCACCCAGAGGATGGGAGCAGCGGACTCCATGGGGACACTCCACACTGGGCAATGCCCTGCAGCTCTTATTCCGAGGTTAAAGTAAGAGGGGCTTAGGGAGCAGAGCTCCCTCTCCTGTTCCTGGCTTAGCTAAACAGTGCTCCCCcacagctgctcctcctcctcagcttTTACAGAGGGTTCCTCTCCTATTTCAGGTTAGTTTAACTGCCAAACCAGGAACTGGCAATGGGTAGTACTGATGCTGCTTCCCACGCTTGGCTACTGCTCTAGAGCCACTAGAGGCAAAAACAAAGCTGCCCTGATAATGCACCCTGTGAACTCGTGTTTCTCAGCCAATAATCTAGGAATAAATAAAGGAGGGAAATGATAGTCTtgtggcactggactgggacaaaGGATATCTGGCTTCAGATTCTCTGTCACACTGCTACATTATTAGCTGGGCGCAATAAGATAAAGGAAGCTTTTAGCACTGGCTCTGTGGACTGGCACACCAAGACAACCTGTGTTTGTCAGATCTGGAAAATGTTCCTCACTAGCCTGCCCAAACTGACCACCAATGTCCTTTTCACTCAATGTCTTGCattctggtaacacccattgtttcatgttctctatgtatataaatctccccactgtattttccactgaatgcatccgatgaagtgagctgtagctcacgaaagcttatgctcaaataaatttgttagtctctaagctgccacaagtattccttttctttttgcgaatacagactaacacggccgctactctgaaacctgtcattctgcaCTGTGATTTCCTGCCTTAGTGGTGTAACACTAATATCCCCAGTTTGGTATCCAGCAAAGACAGAACCTAAGAGGCTTTAACAAACACACCGTTATTGGTGCCTACTCAAAGATCACGCTGTATACCTGCACCACCACCCTCTTATCTGgccacttagccctggtctacactacgagtttaggtcgaatttagcagcgttagatcgatttaaccctgcacccatccacactacgaagccatttactttgacttaaagggctgttaaaatcaatttctgtactcctcccccgatg is part of the Chelonia mydas isolate rCheMyd1 chromosome 9, rCheMyd1.pri.v2, whole genome shotgun sequence genome and harbors:
- the PIGX gene encoding phosphatidylinositol-glycan biosynthesis class X protein isoform X3 — its product is MKPRLALGCRWRAQSLFLRTQAGAALHLEMQWQWMEKVFLWKSILTFRVSLLVCTAGNLSAQATCPDITVTQQLLKEGFHRDLLTKVELGAGDEAIGSCTVAIKEHLPTGLYVDPYELASLQQHNLTEALMFPDTVDVESPEYLATDLAIVVYMKPDPQCARCFKAMLPVHCRYHRPTEDDGVELSLLKSPEILIHCHKSFPSVECWKYSEVEAPCSVRNRHICHWNNVKYKPVNKEVILQVPVGLKQHGALGREIHELVQVHVP
- the PIGX gene encoding phosphatidylinositol-glycan biosynthesis class X protein isoform X2, with product MKPRLALGCRWRAQSLFLRTQAGAALHLEMQWQWMEKVFLWKSILTFRVSLLVCTAGNLSAQATCPDITVTQQLLKEGFHRDLLTKVELGAGDEAIGSCTVAIKEHLPTGLYVDPYELASLQQHNLTEALMFPDTVDVESPEYLATDLAIVVYMKPDPQCARCFKAMLPVHCRYHRPTEDDGVELSLLKSPEILIHCHKSFPSVECWKYSEVEAPCSVRNRHICHWNNVKYKPVNKEVILQVPVGLKQHGALLQLLEFLGIVHLLLKLNKELVL
- the PIGX gene encoding phosphatidylinositol-glycan biosynthesis class X protein isoform X4: MQWQWMEKVFLWKSILTFRVSLLVCTAGNLSAQATCPDITVTQQLLKEGFHRDLLTKVELGAGDEAIGSCTVAIKEHLPTGLYVDPYELASLQQHNLTEALMFPDTVDVESPEYLATDLAIVVYMKPDPQCARCFKAMLPVHCRYHRPTEDDGVELSLLKSPEILIHCHKSFPSVECWKYSEVEAPCSVRNRHICHWNNVKYKPVNKEVILQVPVGLKQHGALVCAVTFLTTVLCSSLVLAAVCKYGHFSLVHCSE
- the PIGX gene encoding phosphatidylinositol-glycan biosynthesis class X protein isoform X1, whose amino-acid sequence is MKPRLALGCRWRAQSLFLRTQAGAALHLEMQWQWMEKVFLWKSILTFRVSLLVCTAGNLSAQATCPDITVTQQLLKEGFHRDLLTKVELGAGDEAIGSCTVAIKEHLPTGLYVDPYELASLQQHNLTEALMFPDTVDVESPEYLATDLAIVVYMKPDPQCARCFKAMLPVHCRYHRPTEDDGVELSLLKSPEILIHCHKSFPSVECWKYSEVEAPCSVRNRHICHWNNVKYKPVNKEVILQVPVGLKQHGALVCAVTFLTTVLCSSLVLAAVCKYGHFSLVHCSE